A portion of the Deltaproteobacteria bacterium genome contains these proteins:
- the lon gene encoding endopeptidase La, whose amino-acid sequence MAESKKKAPPIEHALTKPGETDGIIVIPEELPVLTLRNTVLFPGSIVPLGIGRPKTVRLVEESIKDNGIVAVVAQRDPEVDDPVPADLYSMGCAARLVKLVKASKDNFSVVVQGLSRVRMSEYTQSLPYLKARLSAVEDVTTNQVEVEALTMSLKKTAREVLRLIPELPPSAAELLERVDDAGVLADLIASNVEASVDEKQSVLETIELVSRMRRVLELLSRQLEVLKLSNKISSQVKGEMSKTQREYYLRQQLKAIKEELGEGDDSDDDLAELETRVNDAKLPEEADKAARKELRRLRNMSPSQAEYTVARTYVEWLCDLPWSKWTSDRIELKEVREVLDADHYGLEKIKKRIIEYLAVRKLKSDMKGPILCFVGPPGTGKTSLGQSIARAMGRKFVRVAMGGVRDEAEIRGHRRTYVGALPGRIIQNMKKAAANNPVFVLDEVDKLAHDFRGDPSSALLEVLDPEQNHTFADHYIDVPFDLSKSFFIATANQLDPVPAALKDRLEILELPGYTHEEKLEIAKRHLFPKALEEHGLSKDKLDITDEAVKEMIATYTREAGVRNLKRELASVCRGVAVMFAEGETEKRIIEKKDLEPILGPEKFFNEVAERTEISGVATGLAWTAVGGDILFIEATKMAGKGGLTLTGQLGDVMKESAQAALSYARSQAGTLGISDELFHKFDLHVHVPAGAIPKDGPSAGVTMLTALVSLLTGIKVRADVAMTGEITLRGNVLPVGGIKEKVLAAKRAGVKRIILPARNKKDLTEIPPANLEGIEFEYAHRIDEVLKAALISQPIPLTTVTSTEAPSTEPVLPN is encoded by the coding sequence ATGGCTGAAAGCAAAAAAAAAGCACCCCCAATTGAACACGCACTCACAAAACCAGGTGAGACAGACGGTATAATTGTAATTCCTGAAGAATTACCAGTTCTTACATTACGTAACACGGTGCTTTTTCCTGGTTCTATTGTACCCCTTGGGATCGGTCGACCCAAGACCGTTCGTTTGGTAGAAGAGAGTATTAAAGACAATGGCATTGTTGCAGTAGTAGCACAGCGTGATCCTGAGGTTGATGACCCGGTTCCGGCAGATTTATATTCAATGGGTTGTGCGGCTCGTTTAGTAAAGTTGGTAAAAGCTTCAAAAGACAACTTTTCGGTAGTAGTACAGGGACTTTCGCGAGTGCGAATGTCAGAATATACTCAATCTCTACCATACTTAAAAGCCAGGCTTAGTGCTGTTGAAGATGTAACGACGAACCAGGTTGAGGTCGAAGCATTAACTATGTCGTTAAAAAAGACAGCACGTGAAGTTTTAAGGCTTATTCCTGAATTGCCACCGTCGGCCGCTGAGTTGTTAGAAAGAGTAGATGATGCAGGCGTATTAGCAGATTTAATTGCATCAAACGTTGAAGCATCGGTTGATGAAAAACAATCTGTGCTTGAGACGATTGAACTAGTCTCGCGCATGCGTAGAGTACTTGAACTTTTATCTCGGCAACTCGAAGTATTAAAACTTTCTAATAAAATTAGCTCTCAAGTTAAGGGAGAGATGTCGAAAACTCAGCGTGAATATTATCTGCGCCAACAATTGAAAGCGATTAAAGAAGAGTTAGGAGAAGGTGATGATAGTGATGATGATTTGGCGGAGTTAGAAACTAGAGTTAATGATGCTAAACTTCCTGAAGAAGCTGATAAAGCAGCACGCAAGGAATTGCGACGGTTACGTAATATGTCGCCATCTCAAGCTGAATATACCGTAGCTCGTACATATGTGGAGTGGTTGTGCGATTTGCCATGGAGCAAATGGACTTCTGATCGCATAGAATTAAAAGAAGTACGTGAAGTTTTAGATGCAGATCACTATGGTTTAGAGAAGATTAAAAAACGTATTATTGAATACCTTGCGGTACGAAAACTGAAAAGCGATATGAAGGGCCCGATTTTATGTTTTGTTGGACCTCCAGGTACTGGCAAAACTTCATTAGGGCAATCAATTGCTCGTGCTATGGGGCGAAAGTTTGTGCGTGTTGCTATGGGTGGCGTGCGTGATGAAGCTGAAATACGTGGCCATCGCAGAACTTATGTCGGGGCACTGCCGGGTAGAATTATTCAGAATATGAAAAAAGCGGCAGCGAATAATCCGGTATTTGTTCTCGATGAAGTTGATAAATTAGCACATGATTTTCGTGGTGATCCATCCTCAGCATTACTTGAGGTTCTTGATCCAGAACAAAACCATACTTTTGCAGATCACTACATTGATGTTCCTTTTGATCTGTCAAAGAGTTTTTTTATTGCTACAGCCAATCAACTTGATCCTGTTCCTGCGGCACTCAAAGATCGTCTCGAGATTCTTGAGTTACCTGGGTATACACATGAAGAGAAGTTAGAAATTGCTAAGCGTCATTTATTCCCTAAAGCGCTTGAAGAACATGGCTTATCAAAAGATAAATTAGATATAACCGATGAAGCAGTAAAAGAGATGATAGCTACTTATACACGCGAAGCAGGTGTTCGTAATCTCAAACGTGAATTGGCTTCAGTTTGTCGCGGCGTTGCTGTTATGTTTGCTGAGGGAGAGACTGAAAAACGTATAATTGAGAAAAAAGATCTTGAGCCAATTTTAGGGCCAGAGAAGTTTTTCAATGAAGTAGCCGAGCGCACTGAAATTTCTGGTGTTGCTACTGGCCTTGCGTGGACAGCTGTTGGTGGCGATATACTTTTTATCGAAGCAACAAAAATGGCTGGCAAAGGTGGACTGACACTTACTGGCCAACTTGGTGATGTTATGAAAGAGTCAGCGCAAGCTGCGCTTTCATATGCAAGATCGCAAGCAGGAACGCTTGGGATCAGTGATGAGCTATTTCACAAGTTTGATCTACATGTTCACGTTCCTGCTGGTGCTATACCAAAAGATGGTCCTAGTGCCGGTGTTACTATGCTTACAGCGCTAGTTTCACTGCTTACAGGTATTAAAGTGCGTGCAGATGTTGCCATGACTGGTGAAATCACATTACGTGGCAATGTATTGCCAGTCGGAGGTATTAAAGAAAAAGTCCTTGCAGCAAAAAGAGCAGGGGTTAAACGAATAATTTTGCCAGCACGTAATAAAAAAGATCTAACTGAAATCCCCCCAGCTAATCTTGAAGGTATTGAATTTGAATATGCGCACCGTATCGATGAAGTGCTTAAAGCCGCTTTAATAAGTCAGCCTATTCCATTAACAACAGTTACATCAACAGAAGCACCTTCAACTGAGCCTGTGCTACCCAATTAA
- a CDS encoding extracellular solute-binding protein — protein MKSKALKFLMAILCVGIFAGTASAAEKVKLTVWGRDLLDGQPDHAYVTALIKNFQAANPNIELEYIPLGDPGLADKTKIAMANNTAPDIVQSWGGSVMGGYADAGRLLDLTNELKKVPGSAAARGAMTWKGKIYGVAPFFAIAGIFANEKLFKENGLKMPKSVADIEKAADKLMKKGIQPFACGAKDKWPPLALYMYLVNRYGGDAFGLAQSRKARFDSDAFVKAAQKYQDWVKKGYFGNKPLGEGYGDAQQQMATGKAAMHVTGSWMCAQYSNPKFTDQPLGFYAFPALKGGKGKVTDIMGMTDIGFIASKKSEAKKAAVVKFMKFAMSVDAGSKEPGRISSVPGVKAPSKMTGMASAVFAKAKSVQFWWDQDLPPTVTSPLNDTIQFFFLADTDVKSALTKFEELVEENVGPVEK, from the coding sequence ATGAAGAGTAAAGCCCTCAAGTTCCTGATGGCTATATTGTGCGTAGGTATATTTGCAGGTACTGCTAGTGCTGCAGAGAAAGTTAAGTTAACTGTCTGGGGACGTGATCTCTTAGACGGTCAACCTGACCACGCTTACGTAACCGCCTTAATTAAAAACTTTCAAGCAGCGAATCCAAATATTGAGCTTGAATACATTCCACTAGGTGACCCAGGTCTCGCAGATAAAACCAAGATTGCAATGGCCAATAACACTGCACCAGATATTGTTCAAAGCTGGGGTGGTTCAGTTATGGGCGGTTATGCTGATGCTGGTCGTCTCCTCGACCTTACCAATGAACTGAAGAAGGTGCCAGGCAGTGCTGCGGCACGCGGTGCTATGACCTGGAAGGGTAAAATCTATGGCGTCGCACCTTTCTTTGCAATCGCGGGTATTTTTGCAAATGAAAAACTGTTTAAAGAAAACGGTCTTAAAATGCCAAAAAGTGTTGCTGACATTGAGAAGGCCGCTGATAAACTAATGAAAAAAGGCATTCAACCTTTTGCCTGCGGTGCAAAAGATAAATGGCCGCCGCTTGCTTTATATATGTACTTAGTTAATCGTTATGGTGGCGATGCTTTCGGGCTGGCGCAGTCACGTAAGGCGCGTTTTGATTCTGACGCTTTTGTTAAAGCTGCTCAGAAGTACCAAGATTGGGTTAAAAAGGGCTATTTCGGCAATAAACCTCTTGGTGAAGGTTACGGCGATGCTCAACAGCAAATGGCCACAGGCAAAGCAGCTATGCACGTGACTGGTTCATGGATGTGCGCTCAATATTCCAATCCTAAATTCACTGATCAACCTCTCGGTTTTTATGCCTTCCCTGCTCTTAAAGGCGGCAAAGGTAAAGTAACTGATATCATGGGTATGACTGACATCGGCTTCATTGCCAGTAAGAAATCCGAAGCGAAAAAAGCAGCGGTGGTAAAATTTATGAAATTCGCTATGAGTGTTGACGCAGGTTCAAAGGAGCCTGGTCGTATTAGCTCAGTGCCAGGTGTTAAAGCCCCAAGTAAGATGACTGGTATGGCTTCAGCAGTTTTCGCTAAGGCAAAGAGTGTTCAGTTCTGGTGGGATCAAGATCTTCCACCAACTGTTACTTCTCCTTTAAATGACACAATTCAATTTTTCTTCTTGGCGGACACCGACGTTAAGTCAGCGTTAACCAAGTTTGAAGAGCTTGTTGAAGAAAACGTTGGTCCAGTTGAGAAGTAA
- a CDS encoding sugar ABC transporter permease — MKLRLSIKAQRTAFIILFLLPAFAFLGMFLYYPIEETFRISLMRSTGLGNDQFIGLKNYIRLFSNEEFRAGLWHVLVWAFWSIVIQIPLAFIVAFSLTFYKNKLTGPLRAIYYLANVLPSAIVAMLGQFVFAPNYGIINRIAEVLHIPWIMEIDFFGNPSIAFWTVFTVATWTYTGFPIVFLMARIEQIPREIRDAAELDGVTGWTYARYIVIPSLSYPLRILAVLCTVGSLKLFDLPYLLTRGGPGHATVTLGITLYRDGFINWQYGKAAAIGVVIFILSLGFTILQFSWGKSRKEES, encoded by the coding sequence GTGAAGCTGAGATTATCTATTAAAGCACAACGGACAGCTTTCATTATTCTTTTTTTGCTGCCAGCTTTCGCTTTTTTAGGGATGTTCCTTTACTATCCTATCGAAGAGACATTTCGAATTTCGTTAATGCGTTCAACTGGTTTAGGTAATGACCAGTTTATTGGCTTAAAAAATTATATTCGTCTATTTAGCAATGAAGAATTTCGCGCAGGTTTATGGCATGTGCTCGTGTGGGCTTTTTGGAGTATTGTTATTCAGATCCCACTAGCTTTTATTGTCGCTTTTTCTTTAACTTTTTATAAGAACAAACTCACAGGGCCTTTGCGAGCTATTTACTATTTAGCAAATGTATTACCTTCTGCCATTGTTGCAATGCTCGGCCAATTCGTATTTGCTCCCAACTACGGTATAATCAATAGAATTGCAGAGGTGCTCCATATACCTTGGATTATGGAGATTGATTTTTTTGGAAATCCATCAATTGCTTTTTGGACAGTTTTCACTGTTGCTACGTGGACATATACTGGATTCCCTATCGTATTTTTAATGGCTCGCATTGAGCAAATTCCTAGAGAAATCCGTGATGCTGCAGAACTTGATGGGGTCACAGGATGGACCTATGCTCGTTATATTGTTATCCCATCATTGTCGTATCCACTGCGTATTTTAGCGGTGTTATGTACAGTTGGTAGTTTAAAACTTTTCGATTTACCTTATCTACTTACTAGGGGCGGTCCTGGCCACGCTACAGTAACGCTAGGTATTACCCTTTATCGTGATGGTTTTATTAATTGGCAATATGGTAAGGCTGCAGCAATTGGTGTAGTTATTTTCATTCTTTCGCTTGGTTTTACAATCCTGCAGTTCTCTTGGGGTAAATCACGAAAAGAGGAATCCTAA
- a CDS encoding carbohydrate ABC transporter permease, whose translation MEQKENSAQTQSAEKQLSPKAPKVRGEPFFRYGIAEFLATAMLIGLALAVLLPLGLPWLFVFKTQLEYAYNPWSLPKELLWENFSMAWETIQIGQGFINTLIVCAGAIACTIPPAAMAGYIFARFQSKYTEIAFYAIMAGYFVPVQMVLVPLYKMNISLGMTDTLYGLFLPMAAFGIPFWTLIYRSFFRSLPKDLVDAAHIDGAGETRTFFSVMLPLAAPATILATILVFIGAWSDYILSLILLNDQNKFTIQLRVAQFMNAYGTDRMPRYAAALIISAAPTLLLYVLGYRWIIRGTLAGAIKE comes from the coding sequence ATGGAGCAGAAAGAAAATAGTGCGCAAACTCAAAGCGCAGAAAAACAATTAAGCCCTAAGGCACCTAAAGTTCGTGGTGAACCATTCTTTCGCTATGGTATCGCCGAATTTTTAGCGACTGCAATGTTGATTGGTTTAGCTCTTGCGGTTTTGCTTCCTTTAGGCTTGCCATGGTTGTTTGTTTTTAAGACTCAGCTTGAATATGCCTACAACCCTTGGAGTCTCCCTAAAGAGTTACTGTGGGAAAATTTCAGTATGGCCTGGGAGACAATTCAAATAGGGCAAGGCTTTATAAATACGTTAATAGTATGTGCTGGGGCGATTGCTTGCACAATTCCACCAGCAGCAATGGCAGGGTATATTTTTGCACGCTTTCAAAGCAAATACACTGAAATAGCCTTTTACGCGATAATGGCTGGTTACTTTGTTCCGGTACAGATGGTTTTAGTACCGTTATATAAAATGAATATAAGTCTTGGGATGACCGATACTCTCTATGGCTTGTTTTTGCCTATGGCAGCATTTGGTATACCGTTTTGGACACTTATTTATCGTTCATTTTTCAGGAGTTTGCCAAAAGACCTGGTCGATGCTGCTCATATTGACGGTGCTGGTGAGACCAGAACATTTTTTTCAGTAATGCTACCACTTGCTGCTCCTGCAACTATTTTGGCAACTATTTTGGTTTTCATTGGTGCCTGGAGCGATTACATACTTAGTCTTATTCTACTAAATGATCAGAATAAATTTACTATTCAACTTCGTGTTGCCCAGTTTATGAATGCTTATGGTACTGATCGTATGCCTCGTTATGCCGCCGCATTAATTATTTCTGCGGCTCCAACATTGCTGCTTTATGTTTTAGGATATCGCTGGATTATTCGGGGTACACTCGCTGGAGCTATTAAAGAATAA